The Bacteroidia bacterium DNA segment TAAAACGTCCCATAACATATATAAAACCATCATTATCCATATAGCCTAAATCACCGGTATAAAGCCAGCCATCTCTTAAAGCTTCTGATGTGGCTTTCTCATTTTTCCAATACCCAACCATAACATTCTCACCTTTAACGACAATCTCACCTTTTTGACCTACAGGTAAAGAATTTCCTTTTTCATCACAAATTTTAAGCTCAAGATTTTTTACTAAAAATCCTGATGTACCAATTTTATGTTTCCCCATTGAATTAGCAGAAATTATAGGAGCTGCTTCAGACAAACCATAGCCTTGAAACATTGGAATTTTTAGTGCATAAAAAAACTTTTGTAAATCAATATCCAACAAAGCACCACCACCAATAAAAAATTGCAATTCGCCACCAAATCCGGCTCTTACTTTAGAAAAAATAAGTTTATCATAAATTGCATACATAATTTTATTCCAAATCTGGAATCCAGTTCCCTTCGACCAACCATCACGATTATATGCATAAGCAACTTTCAATGCCTTGTTAAATAATTTCTCAACTTTTGGTCCTTTTGCCTGAATTCCCTTTTCAATGTTTTTTCTAAAGTTCTTTGCTAAAGCAGGAACAGACATTAAAACATGAGGTTTAATTTCATTTATATTTATTGGAATATTTTTAATAGTTTCCATTGGTGTATTTCCTGCCTGCACAGAAGCAACGCTCGCTCCATATGCCATAAACGCATAAATTCCTGCTGTATGGGCAAAAGAGTGATCCCATGGTAATATTAACAACGTGCGATAATTTTCTTCTATTGTCATTAAAGAACATGCTTGTTCTACATTTGCTGTATAGTTTCTATGCGAAAGTATTATACCTTTAGGATCGGCAGTAGTACCTGAAGTATAACAAATGTTAGCATAGTCATTTCCTCTTACCGATGTCCATCTCTCTTCAAATTGTTTGTAATTATTTTTGATAAACTCATTACCTGATTTTTCGATATCACTAAAATATAATTCATTTTCATTCAAAATTTCATTATCATCAATAACAATGACCTTTTCAACCAAAGGTAACTGCCCCTTCAGTGATCTTATTTTTTTTAAGTGGTTTTTAGAAACTATTATAAATCTTGATTCTGAATGTTCAATTCTAAATTTTAACTCTGATAATTCATCTAATTTAACAGAAAGTGGAACATTTACAGCACCTGCATACAACATACCTAATTCTGATATAACCCATGCATTTCTACCTTCAGATAATAGTGCAATTCTGTCACCCTTATTAACACCTAATGCTATTAGTCCAGCTGCAAACGAATAAACTTTTTCTCTAACTTCCTTATAAGAAGATGATACAAATACATCACCTTTCTTTTCCATTAAGTATATATTGTTAGAATATTTCTTTACACTTTCTTCAAATAAGTTAATTATGGTTTTCATGTTTAATAAATTTGGGTGTAAATATACAATATCTGATTAAAGTCATAAAAAATCGAATATAGAATAAAATAAAATTTATCAAAACTATATCTTTACACTTTAATTTATTCATTGCATTAATGAACAATAAGCCAACAAATTTTAATTTCATATCTTCAGAACTTACTGAGTGCAAAATCTGTCCAAGAAACTGTAAAGTAAACCGCATTAACCGTGAATTAGGTTATTGTAAAACTGATGCAGGGTTTAATATTTCTTCAATCTGTATTCATAAAGGCGAAGAACCTGCTATTGGTGGAAATTTAGGTGTTTGTAATATATTTTTTTCACATTGTAATTTGCAATGTATTTATTGCCAAAATCACCAAATCAGTTGTAATGATATTTTTACCAATAATTCCATTTCACTTGAAACAATACTATCCCAAATCTTAAAAATATTAAATACTGGAATTAATGTAGTTGGTTTCGTTTCTCCTTCACATGTAGCACCTCAGGTAAAAGAAATAATTACTGCAATTAGAAACTCAGGCTATAACCCTAAGTTTGTCTGGAACTCCAACGGGTATGACAAACCGGAAACTCTTAGAAGTTTAGAAACATTTATTGACATTTATTTGCCAGATTTTAAATACATTGATGAAGTTGATTCCAAACAGTTTTCTGATGCAAACAATTATCCAGAAGTAGCAATTAAAGCTATTAAGGAAATGTATTTTCAAAAGGGTTCAAAGTTAATAACAGATGAAAATGGAATTGCTGAAAGTGGTTTGATAATTCGTCATTTGGTTTTGCCGGGAAAAGCAGATTCAAGCATTAAACTTTTAAATACAATTGCTGAAGAAATAAGTACCAGGGTAACTATCTCACTTATGGCACAATATTTCCCGACCGATAATGTAAAGAATCATCCAATATTAAAAAAACAAATTACAGAAGAAGAATACAAAAAAGTAACTGAAGCTATGTATAAATTGGGTTTTAATAACGGATGGATTCAGGAATATGAGAGTCATTTAAATTATCGTCCCGATTTTGAAAAAGAAAATCCGTTTGAAAACTAAAAACCCCACGTTAAATTAACAATGGGGTTTTCTTCGTTCGGGTTAAAATATTATTTATTTTGTTAAGATAACAAATTCAACTCTCCTGTTTAAAGCTCTTCCTTCTTCTGTGTCATTTGTTGCAACAAATTTTGTTTCACCATAACCTTTTGCTATTATTCTGTTTTCGGTAATTAATTTTCCTAATAAATATGTAACAACAGCTTTAGCTCTATCGTCTGAAAGTTTCATATTTGCCTGTTCACCTCCAACATTATCTGTATGTCCGCTGATTTCTATATTAACCTTTGGATTTTCTAACAAAAATGCAGTTAGCTTTTCGAGTTCGAAATTTGACTCAGGTTTTAAATCAGCTTTACCTGTTTCGAAAAATATATTATTTAAACGAATAATCTGACCAACTTCAATAGGAGCAAGATACAAATCTCTTTTTATTTCTTTATACTCTGTAATATTAGTAGCATCCATATTTTCACTTATGGTAATATACTTATCAGAAACTGCTCTGAATGAATAATTTTCTCCTGCCGGCAAAGTAATTGTATATTCTCCCGTTGTCGCATTAGAACGTGCATAACCTACAGTTTTATTTTGTGATAACAATTCAAAAGTAATTTCAGCCTCTAATGGAAGATTTGTTTTTTTATCAAGAACTTTACCAGAAATAAGTACTACAGGTTTAGGGCGAATTGTTTCAACAATAGGAGTTTCAGCTTTTGGTTTAGCAAGTTTAATTCTATATAAATCTTTTGTATCTACTGTCGCACCTTTTGTAAAATAGGCATATTCGCCGGATGCAGTTATAGTAAAATACCTTTCTTTTTCCGAACTGTTTATTTGAGATCCTAAATTTACTGGTTCTGACCAATTTGTCCATGTTTCATCCAATCTTCTGGTAACATATATATCATAATCCCCATAACCCAAATGACCATTACTACTAAAATATAATGTAGCATTATCAGGAGAAAGAAAACAAGGAATTTCATCACCAGTAGTATTTATAATATCACCCATATTTATCAACTCAGAAAAATCCCCATTGGGTAATCGCTTAGCAAAATATAGATCTTCGTGAAATATATCTAAACTTCCGGGTCTCCATTGTGTAATAATAAATGTACTCCCATCTGCAGACATAATTTCATTTTGGTTTGCGTCTTCATTATTAAGATATCCTTTTACCCTAATTTCGCGTTTTTTTAATTTTGATTTCTTATCAATATACACTTCATAATAAATAGGTTTTTTGCTCATGTTGCTAATTATTGCAGAATTTCTATCAGGCATTACAGCAACCAATCCAGTTGCAGTAGATGTTTCTACCGGTAAATTAAAAAAACTTGGCATTACACCAAGACATTTTCCGTCTGTTCCTAATTTAGAAGAATATATATTTTCGTAACCATTGTTATGGTCAAAATATATATAGTTACCATCTGCTGATATTCTTGGTGCCGACGGTCCCTTTTCACCAGTAATATCTTCATTAATATTAAAAGGTTCTCCTTCAAATGGTAGTTCTGCCGGTAAATTAATTTTAGGACTATATGGTTCTTTAGAATCAGAAATTGCAACTGCTGCTATTTGATTAACCCCTTCTACCGCCTTATAATCAACACTAATCCAAACATCAGTCACATCAAAATCTGTAAGGGGGCAAGTTAAATTTAGAATTCTATATTTTTTTTCAGTTGCTTTTGCTTCTGCTGAATAAATTTCTTTTTTAATTCCATTTTTTCCATCTGTCCCATATTCAATTTTTGTTATAGCTCCAGGATTATAATTTTCGATTACAATAATTTGTTGAATTTTTAAAGGTTTAAATTTATAATGTAAAATCGCAGGACTTTTTTCACTTTTCTTCAGGGATTCTCCAACTGCATCTTCTGCCTCAACAGCACCAGAATATTTCCAGAATCTATAATCGGATACCCATGGCTTTCCGTAACCCCATACAGAACCATCTACTTTATACGACCAACGTACCTTTTGAGCAACTGAAAAGTTTGCAATTATTAAAAGCAAAATAAGAATTATTATATTTTTCATTATATAAATTTTTTATAAAAAAGACCTCACAATATTTTTATCTGTGAGGTCTTTACATACTTGGGTTAACGAAAATGTTTTATTTATTTTTTAACTTTGTTAATAACATAATTACAAAGTCTTCCGGATATAGCTTTCATAACATTATCCATATTATCATAACTCTGTGTTTTTTCTTTTTCGTTCTGGAATTCTAACATTCCCTGACTGAAGAATCTAACTCCACAATAGAACTGTCCTCTATTTTTATCTTCGGGTCCTTCACTTTTTGGATTTGGTCCGAACATATAAAGGTTTACAGCATTTACAACATAATTTTCTTTATTCATTTTAGGTTTACGAGTAACAATATAGCATACAACAACAGCATCTACTCCTAACCCTTTGCAAAGTTCATATCCAAGACTTGAAGACATTGTTCTGTTTGCACCCATAACACCAGCGTTCATAAAATGTGTAACAACAGACTCAGTCATCTCTTCATTTGTTACAAAAAAAGCTCTATAACCTTTTCCTGTCGGACAAATTTTTAATGTAGAAACAGAAGCTTCTGCAACACTTGAAATTGATGAACCTGCTGCTTTTCTAATTGTTCTTTCTGTTTTTTCTTTTCTAGCACTTTCCTGACTAAAATTATAATAAAAATCAGCTTTCTCATCTGTATCAATAAATTCTTCAGGAGTTAATAATTCCATTCCATAAGTTTTAAATTCTGATTTTAATACATCAATACTTTTAGCATAAAACCCATCCACATGAGTTTGTGCAACTTCGTTTGCAGTTCTCCAGCAAGAAACAGAAACCGAGCCGGTATAAGAACCACCTGTTGACTTACCACAAGCAGGATCATAAAGATAATAGCTAACTAGGGCTACTTTTTTAGGTTTTGGGTCAAGTAAATCTACATTTACACTATAACCACCGCCATTTTTAGCATTTCTTCCTTCAGCTGGGAAATCGAGCCATGATCCGATTTTATCTACATTTGCAGTTTTATCGGCAAACTCTGTTGTTGTTTGTGCAATTGTTGGCATGGCAAACATTGCAAACATTAAACCTGTAAAAATTGTTTTTTTCATAATTATATAATTTAAATTGTTATTATTACTCTATTGATTTTAAAACTATAGTGCCAAGTATGCAACCATATTGGTCATAATTAATAGTTTTGGCGACTGTTAAACCCGGAATAATCCACTCTTCTTTATATGTAACAACATACCCTTCTTCATTAGCACCAGTGTACTCATTCATTTTTGCTGCTAATTTTTTTCCTCCTTTGTCATAATTCTTTTGAAGTTGTTTATTTATCTTATCGTTGATCGGGTCATTAAAATAATTTTGTCTTTCAACTACTACATTTGCTTTGTTATCGTTTTTTGTCCATATCTCAGTTCCAACTACAAAACTTTTATAATCTTTTCCTGAAATATTTAACATTTCTTCGCTGTTTACTGTACCACCCTGATATAATTTTAACATTCTGAAAGATATATCATAATCGACAGTTGCCGTAACATAACCGGAATAATTATAGCCACCATCACCTACATTAAAGTTTTGTTTAACTTTAGATTGAGATGTTGTTGACATCACAGATTCATCTATATAACCAGGAGTATTTCCACCAACTTTTAAGTTAACAGGTATTCCTTGTGCACCATAAGTATAAAAGCCCATTGTATCGTTGTTTGTAACAAGTGGCATCATTCCTTTTGCACGAAGAATATAAAAAGTATCATTTTTACAGGACAAATAACTATCATATGTTTTATCTGCTATTACTGTAGAAAAAATATATTCACCAGTTGGTGTAGTTCCTGAGATAGTATAAACCATGTTTGAAACTGACTTAGGTGTTACCTTTCCGGAATTAATAGCTGTTTTATATTCATCAATTTTTTTATCCTTATCTTTTTGCTTCATTGTATAAAAAGCAGCACCTTCTTTTTCGAGTATCATTGGATAAGAAGTAACCTCAAAAGTAAATTTCATTCCTTTTGATAACATTGTGCAATTTTGCGCAATAGTACTGATTGAATTTGCTATGAACAAAGCAGCAATCAGGATAAACAAATTTGATTTTTTCATGATTTTATCTATTATTGGTTTTTATTTAATAATTATTAGATTTTGATTCTTAATCCAATTTTAAGATCATATCTTCTGATTTTAACTTCGTTTCCAAGACCATCATTTAATTTTGAAAATCTAAGTAGATCAAGACCTGCAAACAATCCAAATTTTGTAAAGAGTTCAATGTTATGCTCCCAAATTGCAGGATTGCCTTTTCCTTTTTGTCCGCTTGCATATGAAAACAGAGGTCCTGTTGAAAGTCTTACTGCAAACCAATCAGTTATTGCTCTATCTACATAAACATTTGGTCCAACAGACAACCAATCATTTTTAACACTTGCCAAACCATTTGTTATAAAGTAACTATGATTAAGCCCTACATTTAAAACAAAATTATCTTTTCCTATAACATTTAACCCTAATCGGAAATTAGGCAAAAATCCGAAATCAGATAAATAATAAACTCCACTAAAATTCTTTTTCTTTGAGCTTTTAATAACTATACCTTTTAATAAAAAAAACATGTCGGATAACTGACGTTCTCCACAATAAAAAGATAATCCCCATTGCTTGGATTTTGATAGTGTTGTTCCAAGATCTATCACACCCCAAAAATTCATGCTCTTATCCATACCTAAAGAATCTCTGGTTTTGGATACTGACGACATTCCGCTAAAAGGAGTATATATTTCGAATGATTTGTTATAAAAATCATCTAAAGATTGAGCAAAAATATTTACAGTCAGAAATCCAAAAACTAATATCGTTACTAACTTTTTCATAAAGTTTTTTTTAATTATTTGTTACTACTAAAGTTTATCGTTAAGTCTTACCGCACCTTTACTTATAAGATAATCCATTATTTCCTGATTTTTCACCAGATAAGCCTGATCTAAGGGACCTACGATATACCATTCTGTATAACCAGTCGATCCTTCTTTATAATTTTTTGTAGCTTTCTTGCCATTTGTTAAGTTAGCACCACCTTCTACTAAAATCTTAACAAGTTCCAGATTTTGCTTCTCAATAGCTTCTAATAAAGGAGTGTTTTTTTCAGGAACTTTTGCCCAATCTCTTGCTACATCCTTATCTACATACTTATAAGCACTCAAATAATTTACATTTCCCTGTACTTTTTCAAGCCATGCATCAAATCTATATTCTAAATTTACTTTTTTAGAATCAATCATTACTTTAACTATTTCTAACTTATTTTTTTGAACAGCATTTAAAAATGGAGTACCTATTTTAACAGACATATTACCAAGCAAGAAATTAGGATCTGCA contains these protein-coding regions:
- a CDS encoding AMP-binding protein, whose protein sequence is MKTIINLFEESVKKYSNNIYLMEKKGDVFVSSSYKEVREKVYSFAAGLIALGVNKGDRIALLSEGRNAWVISELGMLYAGAVNVPLSVKLDELSELKFRIEHSESRFIIVSKNHLKKIRSLKGQLPLVEKVIVIDDNEILNENELYFSDIEKSGNEFIKNNYKQFEERWTSVRGNDYANICYTSGTTADPKGIILSHRNYTANVEQACSLMTIEENYRTLLILPWDHSFAHTAGIYAFMAYGASVASVQAGNTPMETIKNIPININEIKPHVLMSVPALAKNFRKNIEKGIQAKGPKVEKLFNKALKVAYAYNRDGWSKGTGFQIWNKIMYAIYDKLIFSKVRAGFGGELQFFIGGGALLDIDLQKFFYALKIPMFQGYGLSEAAPIISANSMGKHKIGTSGFLVKNLELKICDEKGNSLPVGQKGEIVVKGENVMVGYWKNEKATSEALRDGWLYTGDLGYMDNDGFIYVMGRFKSLLIANDGEKYSPEGIEEAFVENSKYIDQCMLYNNQNTYTIVLVVINKSALLADLQKNGLSISNENGQNAALAMIQKELDEFKSGGRFEGTFPQRWMPATFAIVSEAFTEENHLLNSTLKMVRGKITEKYKTRIEFLYSSEGKNIVNNKNIEALIN
- a CDS encoding 4Fe-4S cluster-binding domain-containing protein — protein: MNNKPTNFNFISSELTECKICPRNCKVNRINRELGYCKTDAGFNISSICIHKGEEPAIGGNLGVCNIFFSHCNLQCIYCQNHQISCNDIFTNNSISLETILSQILKILNTGINVVGFVSPSHVAPQVKEIITAIRNSGYNPKFVWNSNGYDKPETLRSLETFIDIYLPDFKYIDEVDSKQFSDANNYPEVAIKAIKEMYFQKGSKLITDENGIAESGLIIRHLVLPGKADSSIKLLNTIAEEISTRVTISLMAQYFPTDNVKNHPILKKQITEEEYKKVTEAMYKLGFNNGWIQEYESHLNYRPDFEKENPFEN
- a CDS encoding OmpA family protein, with amino-acid sequence MKNIIILILLLIIANFSVAQKVRWSYKVDGSVWGYGKPWVSDYRFWKYSGAVEAEDAVGESLKKSEKSPAILHYKFKPLKIQQIIVIENYNPGAITKIEYGTDGKNGIKKEIYSAEAKATEKKYRILNLTCPLTDFDVTDVWISVDYKAVEGVNQIAAVAISDSKEPYSPKINLPAELPFEGEPFNINEDITGEKGPSAPRISADGNYIYFDHNNGYENIYSSKLGTDGKCLGVMPSFFNLPVETSTATGLVAVMPDRNSAIISNMSKKPIYYEVYIDKKSKLKKREIRVKGYLNNEDANQNEIMSADGSTFIITQWRPGSLDIFHEDLYFAKRLPNGDFSELINMGDIINTTGDEIPCFLSPDNATLYFSSNGHLGYGDYDIYVTRRLDETWTNWSEPVNLGSQINSSEKERYFTITASGEYAYFTKGATVDTKDLYRIKLAKPKAETPIVETIRPKPVVLISGKVLDKKTNLPLEAEITFELLSQNKTVGYARSNATTGEYTITLPAGENYSFRAVSDKYITISENMDATNITEYKEIKRDLYLAPIEVGQIIRLNNIFFETGKADLKPESNFELEKLTAFLLENPKVNIEISGHTDNVGGEQANMKLSDDRAKAVVTYLLGKLITENRIIAKGYGETKFVATNDTEEGRALNRRVEFVILTK
- a CDS encoding ankyrin repeat domain-containing protein, which codes for MKKNYFISLIALVAIFLMSFKPGKSPSLYEAVSRQDMKLMKELLDAGADANEKYSGAPMILWAANSGNSEMIKLLVEKGAKVDETNMSGSTALSFLVDNGEEPEILLEKNKKINEKLIGRVKGDTAKVAKWLVHEDINRFSKVADKVKTLIDLGADPNFLLGNMSVKIGTPFLNAVQKNKLEIVKVMIDSKKVNLEYRFDAWLEKVQGNVNYLSAYKYVDKDVARDWAKVPEKNTPLLEAIEKQNLELVKILVEGGANLTNGKKATKNYKEGSTGYTEWYIVGPLDQAYLVKNQEIMDYLISKGAVRLNDKL